One Chloroflexota bacterium DNA segment encodes these proteins:
- a CDS encoding acyltransferase, translated as MPLTPDGSGAGPPEAFRRNHFLLLRLLLAVAVLYRHSFDLLAASHADLVLDLIPPRTHLGRIALCFFMVISGFLVTQSWVQSTGWRDFLTRRVLRIYPAFLVASIFSAFVAAPLGSRQPLDYLERLDIGGVVANALLLGKLTIPPSFLDNPYPGQVNGSLWSIRIEFECYLGLLALGLAGIPRRRQLVLGLFAGMLIAHAVQGYVPSQFDRFAHHLQLATFFVAGMVFFLYRDRIPRSHGWLEVAGLVVLVTGILEVGFLELLPVTGTYLLLYLAYEPLLGRLGWSPRVDLSYGIYLYAWPVQQLLVQAAGPALNPWTLSLAALVGSGLLAALSWTLVERPALALKRRRPPVEATSA; from the coding sequence GCTGCTGGCCGTCGCCGTGCTCTACCGACACAGCTTCGATCTGCTGGCTGCCTCGCACGCCGATCTCGTGCTCGACCTGATCCCGCCTCGGACCCACCTGGGCCGCATCGCCCTCTGCTTCTTCATGGTCATCAGCGGCTTCCTGGTCACCCAGAGCTGGGTGCAGAGCACCGGGTGGCGAGATTTCCTGACCCGGCGCGTCCTCCGCATCTACCCGGCCTTCCTGGTCGCCTCGATCTTCTCGGCGTTCGTCGCCGCACCGCTCGGCAGCCGCCAGCCGCTCGACTACCTGGAGCGCCTCGACATCGGCGGCGTTGTCGCCAACGCGCTGCTGCTTGGCAAGCTGACCATCCCCCCGAGCTTTCTCGACAATCCGTACCCGGGGCAGGTCAACGGCTCGCTCTGGTCGATCCGCATTGAGTTCGAGTGCTACCTGGGCCTGCTGGCGCTCGGCCTGGCCGGCATCCCGCGGCGGCGACAGCTCGTGCTCGGCCTCTTTGCCGGCATGCTGATCGCCCACGCCGTGCAGGGCTACGTCCCGAGCCAGTTCGACCGCTTCGCGCACCACCTCCAACTGGCGACCTTCTTCGTGGCAGGTATGGTCTTCTTCCTGTACCGTGACCGTATCCCGCGCAGCCACGGCTGGCTCGAAGTGGCCGGCCTTGTCGTCCTCGTGACGGGCATCCTGGAGGTCGGGTTTCTGGAGCTGCTGCCAGTGACCGGTACGTACCTGTTGCTGTACCTCGCCTACGAGCCGCTGCTCGGTCGGCTGGGCTGGTCGCCGCGCGTCGATCTCTCCTACGGCATCTACCTGTATGCGTGGCCGGTCCAGCAGCTGCTGGTGCAGGCGGCCGGGCCGGCGCTCAACCCGTGGACGCTGAGCCTCGCGGCGCTGGTCGGAAGCGGACTGCTGGCCGCGTTGAGCTGGACACTCGTCGAGCGGCCGGCCCTGGCGCTGAAGCGACGCCGGCCGCCGGTCGAGGCTACCAGCGCATGA